The DNA window GCCATGGACAACTTCTCTAGAGCGGGCAGGACCATGAGCCGGGTAATGCCTCTTTGACTAAGCGTGCCAGCTCCAAGGTAGATGGAAGATAACCTTTGGAatgagttgtatttcaacatATTCATTAATAGCTGCTCTGTCATGGCATCCTGACTTATGTCAAGGTGCAAGGAATCCAGACAGCTATTACCGACTAACAGCCGTTCTAAAATTGATGGGAGAACATCTGACTGTGAGATTTTCAACTTGGTAAGTTCTGGCAAGGAGGCATGTTTCATAGATGACAGGTGGTTCTCAGGTTTCACGTCGATATGGACGTGGGCCATTTCTAAACTTCGTAGACTAAGGCAGGTCTCTTGGATGGCCTTTATAACTTCGTATGATAATGATGTCAAGGTTTCGTATTCGATGCAAAGTCTATGCAGATTTGCCCCAACAGATTTTATTGCTAAGACAATGTCGGCTTCTGGGACATATCTTAGCGTGAGACTTTCTAGATGTGTGAACGAAGATAACTGTTTCAGGGCGTGGGCGCTGCCGTCAGTGCTTTCTATCATCAAATGCTTCAGATCGGGACACAGCATTTGGAGAGATAATAGGACATCTGAAGTTGGTCGCCACAGTTCTGTGGAAATCAATGCGAAAGATAATGACTCAGAAGGAGTAAGATGTTGAAGGAACAAAAGAGATTTGTAAGCTGGTTGGGCATAACGTATACTTCTCAAATTCTGAAGGTAGTGAAGTAAAACTACGGCACCACAGGCGCCGATAAAAGGAGAATCGACAGAAAGATGTTTAAGATTCTGATGCGGTATGTTGCTGATCTCTTCTTGGCTTTTCCCTTCACACATCATATTTCCGAGAGTCTCTAAATCGTACTGAGAACCCAGAAGAGCTTTTATCACTTCCGTCTCATTTACAGAGGCGTTGCCTAGCTGGAGAGCGAGCAGGCTCCGTCGTGGGCGTTCCTCAAGGCTTGCCAATACTTGACTACAGATTTCTCCCGATACTTGAATTGTGTGCAGTTTAGGAGACCTCCTTAGAATTTCTGATATGACATTCTGTTCCATAACGACGCCGTTTACTCTAATACTTTCCAGAAGAAAGTTATTTTTGTCTTCCAATTCCTTCAGTAATAATTCACACTCTTCTTGCCCGAGGTAGATGGA is part of the Macrobrachium rosenbergii isolate ZJJX-2024 chromosome 41, ASM4041242v1, whole genome shotgun sequence genome and encodes:
- the LOC136826805 gene encoding uncharacterized protein, whose product is MAPCTRSAIEDRSSCDWQHVALHKNPRKLRSAGTASIARSIVNMDFRHCKENLRHVCHSLKTFYPLNLRTAIVEEVVALQKLEDSHHVLNMILLHLLTDVRTFVLTTSHDREESIYLGQEECELLLKELEDKNNFLLESIRVNGVVMEQNVISEILRRSPKLHTIQVSGEICSQVLASLEERPRRSLLALQLGNASVNETEVIKALLGSQYDLETLGNMMCEGKSQEEISNIPHQNLKHLSVDSPFIGACGAVVLLHYLQNLRSIRYAQPAYKSLLFLQHLTPSESLSFALISTELWRPTSDVLLSLQMLCPDLKHLMIESTDGSAHALKQLSSFTHLESLTLRYVPEADIVLAIKSVGANLHRLCIEYETLTSLSYEVIKAIQETCLSLRSLEMAHVHIDVKPENHLSSMKHASLPELTKLKISQSDVLPSILERLLVGNSCLDSLHLDISQDAMTEQLLMNMLKYNSFQRLSSIYLGAGTLSQRGITRLMVLPALEKLSMAVESFPCISRSDFDGLRKDLTEGNYRCILENVVQL